One window from the genome of Pedobacter schmidteae encodes:
- the carA gene encoding glutamine-hydrolyzing carbamoyl-phosphate synthase small subunit, translating to MTNYTKLPAILLLADGTVYYGKAAGKIGTTTGEICFNTGMTGYQEIFTDPSYFGQIMVTTNAHIGNYGIHKEEIESESIKIAGLVCKNYNIGFSRKEASESIQDYFQNENIVGISDIDTRALVRHIRHKGAMNAIISSEITDLEELKNKLAEVPSMDGLELSSQVSTKTPYFYGSPDATYKIAALDLGIKKNILRNFESRDAYVQVFPAKTTFEEMEKWGADGYFISNGPGDPSAMPYAIETVKNLLASGKPMFGICLGHQLLAEANGIGTMKMFNGHRGLNHPVKNIIKNHCEVTSQNHGFGVVPDEVRNSDKVEITHINLNDQSIEGIRVKGKKAFSVQYHPESSPGPHDSRYLFDDFISVIKGDLTW from the coding sequence ATGACTAATTACACCAAGTTACCAGCGATCTTGTTACTTGCCGATGGCACTGTATATTATGGTAAAGCTGCCGGAAAAATAGGTACCACCACAGGCGAGATCTGTTTCAATACAGGGATGACCGGATACCAGGAGATCTTTACTGACCCTTCCTATTTCGGACAGATCATGGTAACAACCAATGCACACATCGGAAATTATGGTATACATAAAGAAGAGATTGAATCGGAAAGCATCAAAATAGCCGGACTGGTTTGTAAAAACTACAACATCGGATTTAGCCGTAAAGAAGCATCTGAATCTATTCAGGATTACTTCCAGAATGAAAACATTGTAGGAATTTCAGACATTGATACCCGTGCCCTGGTACGTCATATCAGACACAAAGGCGCCATGAACGCCATCATTTCTTCTGAAATTACCGACCTTGAGGAATTGAAAAACAAACTGGCAGAAGTACCTTCAATGGACGGGCTGGAATTGTCTTCTCAGGTTTCTACCAAAACACCTTATTTCTATGGCTCTCCGGATGCGACTTATAAAATTGCAGCTTTAGACCTTGGAATTAAAAAGAATATCCTTCGCAATTTTGAAAGCAGAGATGCCTATGTACAGGTTTTCCCTGCAAAAACAACTTTCGAAGAAATGGAAAAATGGGGTGCTGATGGTTATTTTATCTCCAATGGCCCTGGCGATCCGTCGGCGATGCCTTACGCCATAGAGACGGTAAAAAACCTGTTGGCTTCAGGAAAACCAATGTTTGGTATCTGCCTTGGTCACCAGCTACTTGCCGAAGCCAATGGCATCGGAACCATGAAAATGTTTAATGGCCATAGGGGGTTAAACCACCCGGTTAAAAATATCATCAAAAACCACTGCGAAGTAACTTCTCAAAACCATGGTTTTGGTGTAGTTCCTGATGAAGTAAGAAATTCTGACAAAGTAGAAATTACCCATATCAATTTGAACGATCAGTCGATTGAAGGTATCCGTGTAAAAGGTAAAAAAGCCTTCTCTGTACAATATCACCCGGAGTCTTCTCCAGGTCCGCACGATTCACGTTACCTGTTTGATGATTTCATCAGCGTGATCAAAGGCGACCTGACCTGGTAA
- a CDS encoding ABC transporter ATP-binding protein, with amino-acid sequence MDNKKAIISVKNLVKKYEDFTAVQGLSFDVYENEIFGLLGPNGAGKTTTLEIIETLREKTSGEITVDGYDVDQEAAKIKRIIGVQLQAAGYYPNLNLVELMELFSGLYGVDVKPMEMLAKVNLQDKAKAKYKALSGGQKQRFSIATTLINSPKIIFLDEPTTGLDPQARRNLWDLIIDIRNNGTTVVITTHYMDEAEQLCDRVAFVERGEIIALDTPDNLIDNLVSSGFERKKEVKKANLEDVFIHLTGKEWREDN; translated from the coding sequence ATGGACAACAAAAAAGCCATTATCAGTGTAAAGAACCTGGTAAAGAAATATGAAGATTTCACAGCGGTTCAGGGCCTTAGCTTTGATGTATACGAAAATGAAATTTTCGGACTGCTTGGCCCCAACGGAGCAGGGAAAACCACCACTTTAGAGATCATTGAAACCCTTCGTGAAAAAACTTCGGGCGAAATAACTGTTGATGGCTACGATGTAGACCAGGAGGCGGCCAAAATAAAGAGGATTATTGGCGTGCAGCTGCAAGCTGCCGGCTACTACCCCAACCTGAACCTGGTTGAATTGATGGAACTGTTTTCGGGTTTGTACGGAGTAGATGTTAAGCCTATGGAGATGCTGGCCAAAGTAAACCTCCAGGATAAAGCAAAAGCAAAATACAAAGCGCTTTCGGGTGGACAAAAACAACGTTTCTCCATTGCCACCACGCTCATCAATTCGCCCAAAATAATTTTCCTGGACGAACCTACCACCGGACTCGACCCTCAGGCCCGCCGAAATTTGTGGGACCTGATTATTGACATCAGAAACAACGGGACAACAGTGGTAATTACCACCCATTATATGGACGAAGCCGAACAGCTGTGCGACCGTGTTGCCTTTGTAGAACGTGGTGAGATCATAGCGCTGGACACACCCGACAATTTAATAGATAACCTGGTGAGCAGTGGTTTTGAAAGAAAAAAAGAAGTAAAAAAAGCCAATCTGGAAGATGTTTTCATTCACCTGACCGGAAAAGAATGGCGGGAGGACAATTAA
- a CDS encoding ABC transporter permease — protein sequence MSTPYNNTKATLALAKASFRSIMRSPSAVVFTLAFPLIFILVFGFLGGGGVKVDVALAPDSDLGNPIIKALEANPLVHLLKDKDLKEIKTGLEKGQIDALISVQKNAAGKPAYLANVQYTSASIDKGSILKSVLHDMFYIINTQHSEPAIAKLQESTVQGRIYRTIDFILPGQLGFSLLSTGVFGTAFVFFNLRQNLVIKRFFATPVRKSSIVFGEGLARIGFALLGAVFIILLGHFFFNFTLIHGAFTVFNMLLLSIIGLIVFMGFGFVVSGVAKSESTIPPISNIITLPQFLLSGTFFSIDAFPSWLQPISRALPLTYLNDAMRKVAFEGAGLWDVKHQILIMVIWGVGIYAVAVKVFKWE from the coding sequence ATGAGTACACCTTACAACAATACCAAAGCTACACTGGCACTTGCAAAAGCAAGCTTCCGTTCCATTATGCGTAGCCCATCGGCAGTGGTTTTTACACTGGCTTTCCCTTTAATATTTATCCTTGTTTTTGGCTTTTTAGGTGGCGGCGGTGTAAAGGTTGATGTGGCGCTTGCCCCCGATTCCGACCTCGGCAACCCGATTATCAAAGCACTGGAGGCCAACCCACTGGTGCACCTGTTAAAAGACAAAGACCTGAAGGAGATTAAAACAGGATTGGAAAAAGGGCAAATTGACGCCCTGATTTCGGTGCAAAAGAATGCAGCAGGTAAGCCTGCCTACCTGGCCAATGTTCAATACACTTCGGCTTCGATAGACAAAGGGAGCATTCTTAAATCCGTGTTGCATGATATGTTTTACATCATCAACACCCAACACAGCGAACCAGCCATAGCCAAATTGCAGGAGAGCACAGTGCAAGGTCGGATATACCGTACCATTGATTTTATTTTACCCGGACAACTGGGCTTTTCTCTATTAAGCACCGGCGTGTTCGGAACCGCTTTTGTTTTTTTTAATTTAAGACAAAACCTGGTCATCAAACGCTTTTTTGCCACCCCGGTGCGCAAGTCCAGCATTGTATTTGGCGAAGGCCTTGCACGCATTGGCTTTGCCTTACTCGGAGCGGTATTTATCATCTTACTGGGACATTTCTTCTTCAATTTTACCTTAATACATGGAGCATTTACAGTGTTTAACATGCTGTTGCTTTCTATCATAGGACTCATTGTATTTATGGGCTTTGGTTTTGTGGTATCGGGTGTTGCCAAAAGTGAAAGTACCATCCCTCCTATTTCCAATATCATTACTTTACCTCAATTTTTACTATCAGGCACCTTTTTCTCTATCGATGCTTTTCCGTCATGGCTTCAGCCCATCAGCAGAGCTTTACCCTTAACTTATCTCAATGACGCCATGAGAAAAGTAGCATTTGAAGGCGCCGGCCTGTGGGATGTAAAGCATCAGATTCTAATTATGGTGATCTGGGGAGTGGGCATATATGCCGTTGCTGTTAAG